In a genomic window of Cuculus canorus isolate bCucCan1 chromosome 4, bCucCan1.pri, whole genome shotgun sequence:
- the DRD5 gene encoding D(1B) dopamine receptor, producing the protein MQRGGRSPGPPYGARGPAGAPGAAQVAAGSLLALLILWTLLGNVLVCAAIVRYRHLRSKVTNIFIVSLAVSDLLVALLVMPWKAVAEVAGYWPFGAFCNVWVAFDIMCSTASILNLCVISVDRYWAISSPFRYERKMTQRLALVMIGVAWALSVLISFIPVQLNWHKGGDIAAASDIGDGLGAGWAAAGAVTTWADDMSTTWVALAAVRPSDGTSGSNDTLTGPSESCDSSLNRTYAISSSLISFYIPVAIMIVTYTRIYRIAQVQIRRISSLERAAEHAQSCRSSHVECHHHTSLKSSIRKETKVLKTLSIIMGVFVCCWLPFFILNCMVPFCQSPPSDPHAGLPCVSETTFNIFVWFGWANSSLNPIIYAFNADFRKVFSNLLGCGQFCSSTPVETVNISNELISYNQDTLFHKEIATAYVNMIPNVVDCEENREDPFDRMSQISPDHEIATDSVCELDCEGEISLGKITPFTLNGLH; encoded by the coding sequence ATGCAGCGGGGCGGTCGGAGCCCGGGGCCCCCCTATGGGGCGCGGGGCCCGGCGGGCGCCCCGGGGGCGGCGCAGGTGGCGGCCGGCAGCCTGCTGGCCCTGCTCATCCTCTGGACGCTGCTCGGGAATGTGCTGGTGTGCGCGGCCATCGTCCGGTACCGGCACCTGAGGAGCAAGGTCACCAACATCTTCATCGTGTCCCTGGCCGTCTCGGACCTGCTGGTGGCTCTGCTGGTCATGCCCTGGAAGGCGGTGGCTGAGGTGGCCGGGTACTGGCCTTTCGGGGCTTTCTGCAACGTCTGGGTGGCCTTCGATATCATGTGCTCCACAGCTTCCATCCTGAACCTGTGCGTGATCAGTGTGGACAGGTACTGGGCTATTTCCAGCCCATTCCGCTACGAGAGGAAGATGACCCAGCGGCTGGCGCTGGTGATGATCGGCGTGGCGTGGGCGTTGTCTGTGCTCATCTCCTTCATCCCTGTCCAGCTCAACTGGCATAAAGGTGGGGACATTGCCGCTGCTAGTGATATTGGAGATGGATTGGGTGCTGGCTGGGCGGCAGCGGGTGCTGTCACGACCTGGGCGGATGATATGAGCACCACATGGGTGGCATTGGCAGCAGTGAGACCCTCTGATGGGACTTCTGGCAGCAATGATACCCTCACTGGACCATCAGAGAGCTGTGACTCCAGCCTCAACAGGACTTATgctatttcttcctccttgaTCAGTTTTTATATCCCTGTGGCTATCATGATAGTTACCTACACTCGAATCTACCGCATCGCCCAGGTGCAGATTCGTCGTATCTCTTCCCTGGAGAGGGCAGCGGAGCACGCGCAGAGCTGCCGGAGCAGCCACGTGGAGTGCCACCATCACACAAGTCTCAAGTCCTCCATCAGGAAAGAGACAAAGGTATTGAAGACTCTCTCCATCATCATGGGCGTCTTTGTCTGCTGCTGGTTGCCGTTCTTCATCTTGAACTGCATGGTTCCCTTCTGCCAGAGCCCACCCAGTGACCCCCATGCTGGCCTTCCCTGTGTCAGTGAGACCACATTTAATATCTTCGTCTGGTTTGGATGGGCCAACTCCTCTCTCAACCCCATCATCTATGCTTTCAATGCTGACTTTagaaaggtcttctccaacctcctGGGATGTGGTCAGTTTTGCTCTAGTACTCCAGTGGAAACTGTTAATATAAGCAATGAGCTTATCTCTTACAACCAGGACACCCTTTTCCATAAGGAGATAGCGACTGCTTATGTTAACATGATCCCAAATGTGGTTGACTGTGAAGAAAATCGTGAGGACCCTTTTGATAGGATGTCCCAGATCTCCCCCGACCATGAGATTGCCACTGACTCTGTCTGTGAGCTGGACTGTGAGGGGGAGATTTCACTAGGCAAAATAACACCTTTCACTCTGAATGGTTTACATTAA
- the OTOP1 gene encoding proton channel OTOP1: MLYVLWKNIGRKVECQQQHKTPFKFHGITVGMIFGLIVLTSTIAIVVVYLIQIGRSKIKSELALTMFYLHAIFVLALMCTAGIVALLIYRLEDRSLDNSKNPARKLDAELLVGTAAGSWLLSWGSILAIICAQAHPKYTWYNLPYSVLVIIEKYIQNLFIIESIHREQEKVNDDIKTLRIVTISRGSTLSLTPSYKEIYNGRAAGDSGEIPCLFKGSISGRENHAGGDAKEETSQENSSVMHSASDFSFYSRNSVTNNKRRVLKNIAAFLFLCNLSLWIPPAFGCRPEYDNGLEEIVFGFEPWIIVVNLAMPFSIFYRMHSAASLFEVNCKT; this comes from the exons TGATTTTTGGACTAATTGTGTTAACTAGCACAATAGCCATAGTTGTTGTGTATTTAATTCAGATTGGACGTTCAAAAATCAAAAGCGAGTTAGCACTTACTATGTTTTACTTGCATGCTATCTTTGTCTTGGCTCTCATGTGTACAGCTGGAATTGTCGCCCTTCTCATCTACAGACTGGAAGATAGATCATTGGATAATTCAAAAAATCCTGCTCGAAAACttgatgcagagctgctggtgggcaCAGCTGCGGGGTCCTGGCTCCTCTCCTGGGGCTCGATCCTCGCCATTATCTGTGCCCAGGCTCATCCAAAATACACATGGTATAACCTGCCCTACTCCGTTCTTGTTATTATTGAGAAATATATTCAGAACCTCTTTATCATTGAATCCATACATCGTGAACAGGAAAAAGTGAATGACGATATTAAAACTCTTCGAATTGTGACTATATCTCGGGGGAGCACTTTATCACTTACCCCCTCATACAAAGAGATTTACaatggcagagctgctggtgacAGCGGAGAGATACCCTGCTTGTTTAAGGGCAGTATCAGTGGGAGAGAAAATCATGCTGGTGGTGAtgccaaagaagaaacaagtcaGGAAAATAGTTCGGTCATGCATTCAGCCTCAGATTTCTCATTTTACAGTAGAAATTCAGTTACTAACAACAAGAGGAGAGTTCTGAAGAACATCGCTGCATTTTTATTCCTATGCAATCTTTCG CTTTGGATACCACCGGCATTTGGGTGCCGCCCGGAATATGACAATGGACTAGAAGAAATAGTTTTTGGCTTTGAACCCTGGATAATTGTTGTGAACCTTGCAAtgcctttttctattttctatcGGATGCATTCAGCTGCCTCGCTCTTTGAGGTCAATTGTAAAACATAA